The Primulina eburnea isolate SZY01 chromosome 8, ASM2296580v1, whole genome shotgun sequence genome contains a region encoding:
- the LOC140838808 gene encoding tyrosyl-DNA phosphodiesterase 1 isoform X1, which yields MATVPLVGFLVPLNNDLEEENGSSMPKIPVSAGVNYVGRQCIPTVDKRLSRRHLTINSLDDGSADVFVEGTNPVVWRSKNERKKLLSGEKWKIFPGDVIELIPGNYVFRYVSSINKEVETSPKTNREKRPLNDGSSDSKEHAFSSKKMQKAARDHNVLGLQDSSEDTLCFQNSKYKLPLAFKLLRVKELQEWANANTVSISDVVRGDVLIAILSNYMVDIDWLLSACPTIKRVPHVLVIHGEGDGTLEYMKRNKPSNWILHKPPLPISYGTHHSKAMFLVYPRGVRVIVHTANLIYVDWNNKSQALWMQDFPWKDPSSASSGCGFESDLIDYLSALKWPEFNANLPAIGSFSINASFFKKFDYSSAVVRLISSVPGYHSGSSIRKWGHMKLRTILQECTFEKEFEKSPLVYQFSSLGSLDEKWMAELASSMSAGMTEDQKPLGLGKPLIIWPTVEDVRCSLEGYAAGNAVPSPLKNVEKEFLKKYWAKWKASHTGRCRAMPHIKTFTRYNGQNLAWFLLTSANLSKAAWGALQKNNSQLMIRSYELGVLFLPLSGKSKCVFSCTDDESNSEYDFQGKGASARSSEVQKAKLVTLAWKGNFKEELSDVIQLPVPYELPPRPYSSQDVPWSWDRRYTEKDVYGQVWPRQVKLYTSQDF from the exons ATGGCCACCGTTCCACTG GTTGGATTCTTGGTACCTTTGAACAATGATCTTGAGGAAGAAAATGGTTCTTCAATGCCCAAAATACCAGTTTCGGCCGGCGTTAATTATGTCGGCCGCCAGTGCATTCCCACCGTCGATAAGCGCCTTAGCCGGAGACATCTCACCATCAATTCCTTGGATGATGGATCCGCCGATGTATTTGTT GAAGGAACTAACCCAGTTGTTTGGAGGTCCAAGAATGAAAGAAAGAAGCTTTTGTCTGGAGAAAAGTGGAAGATTTTTCCTGGTGATGTCATAGAGTTGATACCAGGTAATTACGTTTTCAGATATGTGTCTTCCATTAACAAGGAAGTGGAAACATCCCCAAAAACTAACAGAGAGAAAAGGCCTTTGAATGATGGAAGCAGTGACTCCAAAGAACATGCTTTTAGTAGCAAGAAAATGCAAAAG GCTGCTAGGGACCATAATGTTCTGGGGCTTCAGGATTCATCGGAGGATACACTTTGCTTTCAAAATTCGAAGTATAAGTTGCCTTTAGCATTTAAACTATTGCGAGTAAAGGAATTACAAGAGTGGGCAAATGCAAACACTGTTTCTATCAGTGATGTGGTTCGA GGGGATGTATTAATAGCTATCTTATCGAATTACATGGTAGACATTGATTGGCTACTTTCTG CATGTCCGACAATTAAAAGAGTTCCTCACGTTTTAGTTATTCATGGTGAAGGTGATGGTACGCTTGAGTATATGAAG AGAAACAAGCCTTCTAATTGGATTCTCCACAAGCCTCCTTTACCAATTTCATATGGAACACATCATTCCAAAGCTATGTTTCTTGTCTATCCTCGAGGGGTCCGAGTCATTGTTCATACAGCTAACTTGATATATGTTGACTGGAACAACAAAAGCCAAGCATTGTGGATGCAAGATTTTCCATGGAAAGATCCAAGCAGTGCAAGTAGTGGTTGCGGATTTGAAAGTGACTTGATTGATTACTTAAGTGCATTGAAG TGGCCTGAATTCAATGCTAATTTACCGGCTATTGGCAGCTTTAGTATCAATGCATCATTCTTCAAAAAATTTGATTACAGCAGTGCAGTG GTCAGACTCATTTCATCTGTACCTGGATATCATTCTGGTTCCAGTATAAGGAAATGGGGACATATGAAGTTGCGAACCATCCTCCAGGAGTGCACCTTCGAGAAGGAGTTTGAGAAATCTCCTCTTGTTTATCAG TTTTCTTCACTAGGTTCTTTGGATGAGAAATGGATGGCTGAGCTTGCATCTTCAATGTCGGCAGGAATGACAGAAGATCAAAAGCCTTTGGGACTGGGAAAGCCACTGATAATATGGCCAACTGTGGAAGACGTCCGTTGTTCTTTAGAA GGCTATGCAGCTGGGAATGCAGTTCCAAGCCCTCTGAAGAATGTAGAGAAAGAATTCTTGAAAAAGTATTGGGCAAAATGGAAGGCAAGCCACACAGGTCGATG TCGTGCAATGCCTCATATAAAGACATTCACACGTTATAATGGTCAAAACCTCGC ATGGTTTCTGCTTACTTCAGCAAACCTCAGCAAAGCTGCCTGGGGAGCTCTTCAGAAAAACAATTCCCAGCTGATGATCCGTTCTTACGAG CTTGGAGTACTCTTTTTGCCTTTGTCAGGCAAATCTAAATGTGTCTTTTCTTGCACAGACGACGAAAGTAACTCAGAG TATGATTTTCAGGGCAAAGGTGCGTCAGCAAGAAGTTCTGAGGTGCAGAAAGCGAAACTGGTCACCTTGGCTTGGAAAGGAAACTTTAAGGAAGAACTTAGTGATGTAATTCAATTACCCGTGCCTTATGAACTTCCTCCAAGGCCATATTCCTCTCAAG ATGTACCCTGGTCGTGGGATCGAAGGTATACAGAGAAGGATGTGTATGGCCAAGTTTGGCCCAGGCAAGTGAAACTGTATACTAGTCAAGATTTCTGA
- the LOC140838808 gene encoding tyrosyl-DNA phosphodiesterase 1 isoform X2 yields MATVPLVGFLVPLNNDLEEENGSSMPKIPVSAGVNYVGRQCIPTVDKRLSRRHLTINSLDDGSADVFVEGTNPVVWRSKNERKKLLSGEKWKIFPGDVIELIPGNYVFRYVSSINKEVETSPKTNREKRPLNDGSSDSKEHAFSSKKMQKAARDHNVLGLQDSSEDTLCFQNSKYKLPLAFKLLRVKELQEWANANTVSISDVVRGDVLIAILSNYMVDIDWLLSACPTIKRVPHVLVIHGEGDGTLEYMKRNKPSNWILHKPPLPISYGTHHSKAMFLVYPRGVRVIVHTANLIYVDWNNKSQALWMQDFPWKDPSSASSGCGFESDLIDYLSALKWPEFNANLPAIGSFSINASFFKKFDYSSAVVRLISSVPGYHSGSSIRKWGHMKLRTILQECTFEKEFEKSPLVYQFSSLGSLDEKWMAELASSMSAGMTEDQKPLGLGKPLIIWPTVEDVRCSLEGYAAGNAVPSPLKNVEKEFLKKYWAKWKASHTGRCRAMPHIKTFTRYNGQNLAWFLLTSANLSKAAWGALQKNNSQLMIRSYELGVLFLPLSGKSKCVFSCTDDESNSEGKGASARSSEVQKAKLVTLAWKGNFKEELSDVIQLPVPYELPPRPYSSQDVPWSWDRRYTEKDVYGQVWPRQVKLYTSQDF; encoded by the exons ATGGCCACCGTTCCACTG GTTGGATTCTTGGTACCTTTGAACAATGATCTTGAGGAAGAAAATGGTTCTTCAATGCCCAAAATACCAGTTTCGGCCGGCGTTAATTATGTCGGCCGCCAGTGCATTCCCACCGTCGATAAGCGCCTTAGCCGGAGACATCTCACCATCAATTCCTTGGATGATGGATCCGCCGATGTATTTGTT GAAGGAACTAACCCAGTTGTTTGGAGGTCCAAGAATGAAAGAAAGAAGCTTTTGTCTGGAGAAAAGTGGAAGATTTTTCCTGGTGATGTCATAGAGTTGATACCAGGTAATTACGTTTTCAGATATGTGTCTTCCATTAACAAGGAAGTGGAAACATCCCCAAAAACTAACAGAGAGAAAAGGCCTTTGAATGATGGAAGCAGTGACTCCAAAGAACATGCTTTTAGTAGCAAGAAAATGCAAAAG GCTGCTAGGGACCATAATGTTCTGGGGCTTCAGGATTCATCGGAGGATACACTTTGCTTTCAAAATTCGAAGTATAAGTTGCCTTTAGCATTTAAACTATTGCGAGTAAAGGAATTACAAGAGTGGGCAAATGCAAACACTGTTTCTATCAGTGATGTGGTTCGA GGGGATGTATTAATAGCTATCTTATCGAATTACATGGTAGACATTGATTGGCTACTTTCTG CATGTCCGACAATTAAAAGAGTTCCTCACGTTTTAGTTATTCATGGTGAAGGTGATGGTACGCTTGAGTATATGAAG AGAAACAAGCCTTCTAATTGGATTCTCCACAAGCCTCCTTTACCAATTTCATATGGAACACATCATTCCAAAGCTATGTTTCTTGTCTATCCTCGAGGGGTCCGAGTCATTGTTCATACAGCTAACTTGATATATGTTGACTGGAACAACAAAAGCCAAGCATTGTGGATGCAAGATTTTCCATGGAAAGATCCAAGCAGTGCAAGTAGTGGTTGCGGATTTGAAAGTGACTTGATTGATTACTTAAGTGCATTGAAG TGGCCTGAATTCAATGCTAATTTACCGGCTATTGGCAGCTTTAGTATCAATGCATCATTCTTCAAAAAATTTGATTACAGCAGTGCAGTG GTCAGACTCATTTCATCTGTACCTGGATATCATTCTGGTTCCAGTATAAGGAAATGGGGACATATGAAGTTGCGAACCATCCTCCAGGAGTGCACCTTCGAGAAGGAGTTTGAGAAATCTCCTCTTGTTTATCAG TTTTCTTCACTAGGTTCTTTGGATGAGAAATGGATGGCTGAGCTTGCATCTTCAATGTCGGCAGGAATGACAGAAGATCAAAAGCCTTTGGGACTGGGAAAGCCACTGATAATATGGCCAACTGTGGAAGACGTCCGTTGTTCTTTAGAA GGCTATGCAGCTGGGAATGCAGTTCCAAGCCCTCTGAAGAATGTAGAGAAAGAATTCTTGAAAAAGTATTGGGCAAAATGGAAGGCAAGCCACACAGGTCGATG TCGTGCAATGCCTCATATAAAGACATTCACACGTTATAATGGTCAAAACCTCGC ATGGTTTCTGCTTACTTCAGCAAACCTCAGCAAAGCTGCCTGGGGAGCTCTTCAGAAAAACAATTCCCAGCTGATGATCCGTTCTTACGAG CTTGGAGTACTCTTTTTGCCTTTGTCAGGCAAATCTAAATGTGTCTTTTCTTGCACAGACGACGAAAGTAACTCAGAG GGCAAAGGTGCGTCAGCAAGAAGTTCTGAGGTGCAGAAAGCGAAACTGGTCACCTTGGCTTGGAAAGGAAACTTTAAGGAAGAACTTAGTGATGTAATTCAATTACCCGTGCCTTATGAACTTCCTCCAAGGCCATATTCCTCTCAAG ATGTACCCTGGTCGTGGGATCGAAGGTATACAGAGAAGGATGTGTATGGCCAAGTTTGGCCCAGGCAAGTGAAACTGTATACTAGTCAAGATTTCTGA
- the LOC140838808 gene encoding tyrosyl-DNA phosphodiesterase 1 isoform X3: MCTIVLAENTRFLFLLEETVEGTNPVVWRSKNERKKLLSGEKWKIFPGDVIELIPGNYVFRYVSSINKEVETSPKTNREKRPLNDGSSDSKEHAFSSKKMQKAARDHNVLGLQDSSEDTLCFQNSKYKLPLAFKLLRVKELQEWANANTVSISDVVRGDVLIAILSNYMVDIDWLLSACPTIKRVPHVLVIHGEGDGTLEYMKRNKPSNWILHKPPLPISYGTHHSKAMFLVYPRGVRVIVHTANLIYVDWNNKSQALWMQDFPWKDPSSASSGCGFESDLIDYLSALKWPEFNANLPAIGSFSINASFFKKFDYSSAVVRLISSVPGYHSGSSIRKWGHMKLRTILQECTFEKEFEKSPLVYQFSSLGSLDEKWMAELASSMSAGMTEDQKPLGLGKPLIIWPTVEDVRCSLEGYAAGNAVPSPLKNVEKEFLKKYWAKWKASHTGRCRAMPHIKTFTRYNGQNLAWFLLTSANLSKAAWGALQKNNSQLMIRSYELGVLFLPLSGKSKCVFSCTDDESNSEYDFQGKGASARSSEVQKAKLVTLAWKGNFKEELSDVIQLPVPYELPPRPYSSQDVPWSWDRRYTEKDVYGQVWPRQVKLYTSQDF; this comes from the exons ATGTGCACAATTGTTTTAGCTGAAAATACCAGATTCTTGTTTTTGCTGGAGGAAACAGTA GAAGGAACTAACCCAGTTGTTTGGAGGTCCAAGAATGAAAGAAAGAAGCTTTTGTCTGGAGAAAAGTGGAAGATTTTTCCTGGTGATGTCATAGAGTTGATACCAGGTAATTACGTTTTCAGATATGTGTCTTCCATTAACAAGGAAGTGGAAACATCCCCAAAAACTAACAGAGAGAAAAGGCCTTTGAATGATGGAAGCAGTGACTCCAAAGAACATGCTTTTAGTAGCAAGAAAATGCAAAAG GCTGCTAGGGACCATAATGTTCTGGGGCTTCAGGATTCATCGGAGGATACACTTTGCTTTCAAAATTCGAAGTATAAGTTGCCTTTAGCATTTAAACTATTGCGAGTAAAGGAATTACAAGAGTGGGCAAATGCAAACACTGTTTCTATCAGTGATGTGGTTCGA GGGGATGTATTAATAGCTATCTTATCGAATTACATGGTAGACATTGATTGGCTACTTTCTG CATGTCCGACAATTAAAAGAGTTCCTCACGTTTTAGTTATTCATGGTGAAGGTGATGGTACGCTTGAGTATATGAAG AGAAACAAGCCTTCTAATTGGATTCTCCACAAGCCTCCTTTACCAATTTCATATGGAACACATCATTCCAAAGCTATGTTTCTTGTCTATCCTCGAGGGGTCCGAGTCATTGTTCATACAGCTAACTTGATATATGTTGACTGGAACAACAAAAGCCAAGCATTGTGGATGCAAGATTTTCCATGGAAAGATCCAAGCAGTGCAAGTAGTGGTTGCGGATTTGAAAGTGACTTGATTGATTACTTAAGTGCATTGAAG TGGCCTGAATTCAATGCTAATTTACCGGCTATTGGCAGCTTTAGTATCAATGCATCATTCTTCAAAAAATTTGATTACAGCAGTGCAGTG GTCAGACTCATTTCATCTGTACCTGGATATCATTCTGGTTCCAGTATAAGGAAATGGGGACATATGAAGTTGCGAACCATCCTCCAGGAGTGCACCTTCGAGAAGGAGTTTGAGAAATCTCCTCTTGTTTATCAG TTTTCTTCACTAGGTTCTTTGGATGAGAAATGGATGGCTGAGCTTGCATCTTCAATGTCGGCAGGAATGACAGAAGATCAAAAGCCTTTGGGACTGGGAAAGCCACTGATAATATGGCCAACTGTGGAAGACGTCCGTTGTTCTTTAGAA GGCTATGCAGCTGGGAATGCAGTTCCAAGCCCTCTGAAGAATGTAGAGAAAGAATTCTTGAAAAAGTATTGGGCAAAATGGAAGGCAAGCCACACAGGTCGATG TCGTGCAATGCCTCATATAAAGACATTCACACGTTATAATGGTCAAAACCTCGC ATGGTTTCTGCTTACTTCAGCAAACCTCAGCAAAGCTGCCTGGGGAGCTCTTCAGAAAAACAATTCCCAGCTGATGATCCGTTCTTACGAG CTTGGAGTACTCTTTTTGCCTTTGTCAGGCAAATCTAAATGTGTCTTTTCTTGCACAGACGACGAAAGTAACTCAGAG TATGATTTTCAGGGCAAAGGTGCGTCAGCAAGAAGTTCTGAGGTGCAGAAAGCGAAACTGGTCACCTTGGCTTGGAAAGGAAACTTTAAGGAAGAACTTAGTGATGTAATTCAATTACCCGTGCCTTATGAACTTCCTCCAAGGCCATATTCCTCTCAAG ATGTACCCTGGTCGTGGGATCGAAGGTATACAGAGAAGGATGTGTATGGCCAAGTTTGGCCCAGGCAAGTGAAACTGTATACTAGTCAAGATTTCTGA